In a single window of the Halolamina litorea genome:
- a CDS encoding long-chain fatty acid--CoA ligase, translated as MTGYQQTLKPFLWRAQNITPEREVVARTHEGMKRYTYADYGDRVGQLANALEAAGVETGDRVGTMCWNTDRHFETYFSVPNLGAQLHTINPLLPDGHIQHIVDDADDKLIFVDPSLAEKLASAYDPEAFESVEQFVIMGSEVPDLPLEPITDYESFIGDQSTSYEFPELDEEQPAGMCYTSGTTGMPKGVEYTHKMLHAHTMATMVPQALGIDNSDVVMPVVPMFHVNAWGMPFTAAAAGAKQVFPGPSPDPSDIARLIEEEGVTLAAGVPTVWLGLLEYVGENDVDLSSLDRVVIGGAAAPKALIEQYDELGVEVVHAWGMTEMSPVGTVANLKHDLKDAPKEQQFDVKSKQGLIVPGLEFKVVGDGGDEIDWNGEDFGELLVRGPWVTMEYFNRPAANEEDFDGSWLRTGDIVTVDTDGYIEIVDRADDVIKSGGEWISSQELENAIMAHDDVSEAAVIGVPHERWQERPVAMVVAPEGTDREQLSEELREMLLEEYPKWWVPDGFEFIDEIPKTATGKFSKKDLRELYEGEESELLDEDAPAEAAPEGED; from the coding sequence GTGACTGGTTATCAACAGACCCTGAAGCCGTTCCTCTGGCGCGCACAAAACATCACCCCGGAGCGGGAAGTCGTCGCCCGGACCCACGAGGGGATGAAGCGGTACACCTACGCCGACTACGGTGACCGTGTCGGGCAGTTGGCGAACGCCCTCGAAGCAGCCGGCGTCGAAACGGGGGACCGTGTCGGGACGATGTGTTGGAACACCGACCGGCACTTCGAGACGTACTTCTCTGTCCCGAACCTCGGGGCGCAACTCCACACGATCAATCCGTTGTTGCCGGATGGACATATCCAGCATATCGTCGACGACGCCGACGACAAGCTGATCTTCGTCGATCCGTCGCTGGCCGAGAAGCTCGCCTCGGCGTACGACCCCGAGGCCTTCGAGAGCGTCGAGCAGTTCGTGATCATGGGCTCGGAGGTGCCCGACCTGCCACTGGAACCGATCACCGACTACGAGTCGTTCATCGGCGACCAATCGACGAGCTACGAGTTCCCGGAGCTCGACGAGGAACAGCCCGCGGGGATGTGTTACACCTCGGGGACGACGGGCATGCCGAAGGGTGTCGAGTACACCCACAAGATGCTCCACGCCCACACGATGGCGACGATGGTCCCACAGGCGCTGGGCATCGACAACTCCGACGTGGTGATGCCGGTCGTGCCGATGTTCCACGTCAATGCCTGGGGGATGCCGTTCACGGCGGCTGCTGCCGGGGCCAAGCAGGTCTTCCCCGGACCGTCGCCGGACCCGTCGGACATCGCCCGACTCATCGAAGAGGAGGGTGTGACGCTCGCTGCGGGCGTCCCGACGGTCTGGCTCGGCCTCCTCGAGTACGTCGGGGAGAACGACGTCGACCTCTCCTCACTCGACCGAGTCGTCATCGGTGGGGCAGCGGCGCCGAAGGCGCTCATCGAGCAGTACGACGAACTCGGTGTCGAGGTCGTCCACGCCTGGGGGATGACCGAGATGTCCCCGGTCGGGACGGTCGCGAACCTAAAACACGACCTCAAGGACGCCCCGAAGGAGCAGCAGTTCGACGTGAAGTCGAAACAGGGGCTGATCGTCCCCGGCCTCGAGTTCAAGGTGGTCGGCGACGGCGGCGACGAGATCGACTGGAACGGCGAGGACTTCGGCGAGCTGCTCGTCCGCGGGCCGTGGGTGACGATGGAGTACTTCAACCGGCCGGCGGCCAACGAGGAAGACTTTGACGGGTCGTGGCTCCGGACCGGTGACATCGTCACCGTCGACACGGACGGCTACATCGAGATCGTCGACCGCGCCGACGACGTGATCAAGTCCGGTGGGGAGTGGATCTCCTCACAGGAACTCGAGAACGCGATCATGGCCCACGACGACGTGAGCGAGGCGGCAGTGATTGGTGTGCCACACGAGCGCTGGCAGGAACGACCCGTGGCGATGGTCGTCGCGCCCGAGGGGACCGACCGCGAGCAGTTGAGCGAGGAACTCCGAGAGATGCTCCTCGAGGAGTACCCGAAATGGTGGGTCCCGGACGGCTTCGAGTTCATCGACGAGATCCCGAAGACCGCCACTGGGAAGTTCTCGAAGAAGGACCTGCGGGAACTGTACGAGGGCGAGGAAAGCGAGTTGCTCGATGAAGACGCTCCTGCAGAAGCGGCACCGGAAGGGGAGGACTGA
- a CDS encoding ATP-binding protein codes for MTFFDREAELDALEAAYASQEAEYFVVYGRRRIGKTALLKEFCTDRPHIYYLAAQESEQRQREKFVEQIAAHVDERPPRITDWEDALAYLSEVLADERLIVVIDEFPYLMEENDSLPSYLQAFIDEQLSETDSMLVLCGSSVSTMESEVLGHESPLYGRRTGQIDLQPFSFQDARDVITYGFEDAVRSFSVTGGTAMYLTQFDYSQSVAENIQQQILSSTAMLYNEPEFLLRTELRSPARYLSILEAIATGHTTPNEIAGATGVGSGPLSKYLQTLRRLRLISRETPVTASAKQSKRSRYIVADEFLRFWFRFVEPNRSSIEEAPEIVYEGTIEPRLPDYVSSTFEDICEEAIWEAIRQGEVDPYSDLGRWWYGGQEIDIVGLAPSDDRILFGECKWTTEPVGYGLVNSLTEKATDVRWGPSDRTERFALFSRSGFVDGLAEDVDENWLLFGPDELDQLM; via the coding sequence ATGACCTTCTTCGACAGGGAGGCAGAGCTCGATGCGCTGGAGGCTGCCTACGCATCACAGGAGGCCGAATACTTCGTGGTGTATGGACGGCGACGAATCGGGAAGACAGCGCTGCTGAAGGAGTTTTGTACCGATCGGCCACACATCTACTACCTCGCAGCACAGGAGTCCGAGCAGCGACAACGCGAAAAATTCGTCGAGCAGATCGCCGCTCACGTCGACGAGCGACCACCGAGGATCACAGACTGGGAGGACGCACTCGCGTATCTCTCCGAGGTGCTTGCAGACGAGCGACTCATCGTTGTCATCGACGAATTCCCGTACCTAATGGAGGAGAACGATTCGCTCCCCTCGTACCTCCAGGCATTCATCGACGAACAACTCTCAGAAACCGACTCAATGCTCGTCCTGTGTGGCTCCAGTGTGAGCACAATGGAGTCTGAGGTACTGGGTCACGAGAGTCCCCTCTACGGTCGGCGGACAGGCCAGATCGATCTGCAGCCCTTCTCGTTCCAAGATGCCCGGGACGTGATCACCTATGGATTTGAGGACGCTGTGAGATCGTTCAGCGTGACCGGGGGGACAGCGATGTATCTAACACAGTTCGACTACAGCCAATCGGTCGCTGAGAACATCCAGCAACAGATTTTGTCGTCGACAGCGATGCTCTACAACGAGCCGGAATTCCTGCTTCGAACCGAGCTCCGGAGCCCTGCACGGTATCTGAGCATCCTTGAAGCGATCGCAACCGGCCACACAACGCCCAACGAGATTGCCGGTGCGACTGGAGTCGGATCAGGCCCGCTCTCAAAGTATCTCCAGACGCTCCGCCGGCTCCGATTGATCTCTCGAGAAACACCAGTCACAGCGTCAGCAAAGCAGTCCAAACGTTCCCGGTACATCGTCGCCGACGAGTTCCTCCGGTTCTGGTTTCGGTTCGTCGAGCCGAATCGTTCGAGTATCGAAGAAGCGCCGGAGATTGTGTATGAGGGAACCATCGAGCCGAGGCTGCCAGATTACGTCTCCTCGACGTTTGAGGACATCTGTGAGGAGGCCATCTGGGAAGCCATTCGACAGGGGGAAGTCGATCCGTATTCCGACCTTGGTCGGTGGTGGTACGGTGGACAGGAGATCGATATCGTCGGCCTTGCACCAAGTGACGACAGAATTCTGTTCGGGGAGTGCAAGTGGACGACTGAACCGGTGGGCTACGGGCTCGTCAATTCACTAACTGAGAAAGCTACCGACGTCCGGTGGGGACCCTCAGATCGGACAGAGCGATTCGCACTATTTTCCCGAAGTGGATTTGTCGATGGCCTTGCCGAGGACGTCGACGAGAACTGGTTGCTGTTCGGTCCGGACGAACTCGACCAGCTCATGTGA
- a CDS encoding ABC transporter ATP-binding protein, with amino-acid sequence MPPSRNRVCTLRALRRVLLPCRTPRARRHRRLKALDGLDLTVREGEAFGFLGPNGAGKSTAINLLLGFLTPSGGIGTVLGHDVVTESRHVRQRVGLLPEGYSPFDRLTAREHLDYAIAAKDADDDPDVLLDRTGLAREARDRPAGEYSTGMRQRLALATELVGDPELLILDEPSSGLDPGGMAELREVVREETERGTTVFFSSHVLPEVEAVCDRVGILRDGRFVAVDTVDGLRATLHTESTVTLSVEDPRLDVDGIDGVSSVVVDDSQLRVTCTDPAAKAAVIQHAADVTTVRDVQVEDASLEELFTTVTNGNEVAGSGAEVDA; translated from the coding sequence ATGCCTCCCAGTCGGAATCGGGTCTGTACGCTTCGAGCCCTTCGTAGAGTTCTTTTGCCGTGTAGAACTCCCCGGGCTCGACGGCATCGGCGCCTGAAAGCGCTCGACGGCCTCGACCTCACGGTTCGCGAGGGGGAGGCGTTCGGGTTTCTCGGTCCGAACGGTGCGGGAAAATCCACAGCAATCAACCTCCTACTGGGGTTTCTGACGCCGAGCGGGGGGATCGGCACCGTTCTGGGCCACGACGTCGTGACGGAGTCGCGCCACGTCCGCCAGCGTGTCGGGCTGCTTCCGGAGGGGTACAGTCCGTTCGACCGGTTGACAGCGAGAGAGCATCTCGACTACGCCATCGCGGCGAAGGACGCGGACGACGATCCCGACGTGCTCCTCGACCGGACTGGCTTGGCACGGGAGGCACGCGACCGGCCGGCTGGCGAGTACTCGACGGGGATGCGGCAACGACTGGCGTTGGCGACGGAACTCGTCGGCGACCCGGAACTGCTGATTCTGGACGAACCCTCGTCGGGGCTCGACCCCGGTGGGATGGCCGAACTACGCGAAGTGGTCCGAGAGGAAACTGAGCGCGGCACGACAGTGTTCTTCTCCAGCCACGTGCTCCCCGAGGTCGAAGCGGTCTGTGACCGCGTCGGAATCCTGCGGGACGGCCGGTTCGTCGCAGTCGATACCGTCGATGGACTCCGTGCGACCCTCCATACCGAATCCACCGTGACCCTCTCGGTCGAGGACCCTCGTCTCGACGTCGACGGTATCGATGGCGTCTCCTCGGTGGTCGTCGACGACTCACAGCTCCGGGTGACCTGTACCGATCCGGCCGCCAAGGCGGCAGTGATACAGCACGCCGCCGACGTGACGACCGTCCGGGACGTGCAGGTCGAGGACGCGTCCCTCGAAGAACTGTTCACCACGGTCACGAACGGAAACGAAGTCGCCGGAAGTGGTGCGGAGGTGGACGCGTGA
- a CDS encoding DUF7437 domain-containing protein, whose product MSRTSDRAHGDIVRDFLSVADLLEEPQLAQLYAYLAREEEATVQDVMDDLDLAQGTAYSYVNRLVDTGVVDVTDDEQPRRYAAREIDLTVTTAAGDREYTITPALIDAVGRRETNADIHTYIDRHGVAGLATALTYAVARERGEVTHRLMAEDLDISPLAAEMILQALRPVVHEHYDIEETGAGLDELDIDDGDAADDA is encoded by the coding sequence GTGTCACGCACTTCAGATCGCGCCCACGGCGACATCGTCCGGGACTTCCTCTCAGTCGCGGACCTCCTCGAGGAGCCACAGCTGGCCCAGCTGTACGCGTACCTCGCTCGGGAGGAGGAGGCGACGGTCCAGGACGTGATGGACGACCTCGACCTCGCACAGGGAACCGCCTACAGCTACGTCAACCGGCTCGTCGACACCGGCGTCGTCGACGTCACCGACGACGAGCAGCCGCGCCGGTACGCCGCCCGTGAGATCGACCTGACCGTGACGACGGCCGCCGGTGACCGAGAGTACACGATCACGCCGGCGCTCATCGACGCCGTCGGCCGTCGCGAGACGAATGCGGACATCCACACCTACATCGACCGCCACGGCGTCGCCGGCCTCGCAACGGCGCTCACCTACGCCGTCGCTCGGGAACGCGGCGAGGTGACCCACCGGTTGATGGCTGAGGATCTGGACATCTCGCCGCTGGCCGCGGAGATGATTCTGCAGGCGCTGCGGCCCGTCGTCCACGAGCACTACGACATCGAGGAGACAGGGGCAGGACTCGACGAGTTGGATATCGACGACGGCGACGCGGCTGACGACGCGTGA